A genomic window from Methanobrevibacter gottschalkii DSM 11977 includes:
- a CDS encoding DNA-3-methyladenine glycosylase I — MTIKRCSWVTDEEIYIKYHDEEWGVPTHDDQELFEMLVLESFQAGLSWITILKKRENFRKAFDNFDYMKISEYKEDKVNELKENKGIIRHKGKINAAINNAKIFMEIQNEFESFDSYIWGFSNGKIIKAEFKTESELSKTISKDLKKRGMKFVGPTIVYSYLESIGIIDNHQKSCFKFNKTD, encoded by the coding sequence ATGACAATTAAAAGGTGTAGTTGGGTAACTGATGAAGAAATCTATATTAAATATCATGATGAAGAATGGGGAGTCCCAACACATGACGACCAAGAATTATTTGAAATGCTTGTTCTAGAATCATTCCAAGCAGGCCTTTCTTGGATTACAATACTTAAAAAAAGAGAAAATTTCAGAAAAGCATTTGATAACTTTGATTACATGAAAATTTCTGAGTATAAAGAAGATAAAGTTAATGAATTAAAAGAAAATAAAGGAATTATTCGCCACAAAGGAAAGATTAATGCTGCAATCAATAATGCTAAAATATTTATGGAAATTCAAAATGAATTTGAAAGCTTTGATTCATATATTTGGGGATTTAGCAATGGGAAAATAATTAAAGCTGAATTTAAAACTGAATCTGAATTATCAAAAACCATTTCAAAAGATTTAAAAAAACGTGGAATGAAATTTGTAGGTCCAACAATAGTCTATTCATATCTTGAATCTATTGGAATTATTGATAATCATCAAAAAAGTTGTTTTAAATTTAATAAAACTGATTAA
- a CDS encoding FUSC family protein codes for MIFYMLVFGKVNIVIGLMVVVAALLNLGNDLSYNPKLSFIKVFSLLMILGFASYLNNPITAFGCILTFFIVFGTTFTSYHLFGTHVYLPFLMIYFMMVVIPVPLEALPMRLLSLAIGAIFIVGLNLKVNGKKYSKLSKFTISSLINELLEAIDLKLDGKEVSMDSFNVANGFYRSIFSKFEYKYFPNQKHECILNILKSFQYIGWSLSNYELSVNELTHIKRILNDIKNFKFSEIEEITGETKEMNLILLNLKIIVNEASKKNIEKEKKIPNKYVVFNVLKHLIKRQFSFKSAKFTFAFKMAVVLTLWEVITLIFNFPYTKWLYFASIPLMLPYIDDVAHTAKSRMGGTLIGVSAFAVIMIALQYIPISSYIAMIIVLIASLFGMVFSLQNKLKLSSFTTLMSVTVSLMYITPPKAIKNTVGYCCNDCCNLY; via the coding sequence ATGATTTTTTATATGTTGGTATTTGGAAAAGTTAATATTGTAATTGGTTTAATGGTTGTTGTTGCAGCGTTATTAAATTTAGGTAATGATTTATCATACAATCCTAAATTATCCTTTATTAAAGTATTTTCTCTTTTAATGATTTTAGGATTTGCATCTTATCTTAATAATCCTATAACTGCTTTTGGTTGTATTTTAACATTTTTCATAGTATTTGGAACAACATTTACATCTTATCATTTGTTCGGAACTCATGTTTATTTGCCATTTTTAATGATTTATTTTATGATGGTAGTCATTCCAGTACCTCTTGAAGCTTTGCCGATGAGGTTATTATCTTTGGCAATCGGAGCTATTTTCATTGTGGGCTTAAATCTAAAGGTTAATGGTAAAAAATATTCTAAATTATCTAAATTTACAATTTCTTCACTGATTAATGAACTTCTTGAAGCAATTGATTTGAAATTAGATGGAAAGGAAGTTTCAATGGATAGTTTTAATGTAGCTAATGGATTTTATAGGAGTATTTTTTCTAAATTTGAATATAAATATTTCCCAAATCAAAAGCATGAATGTATCTTAAATATTCTAAAATCTTTTCAATATATCGGTTGGAGTTTATCTAATTATGAATTGTCTGTAAATGAATTAACCCATATTAAACGAATTTTAAATGATATCAAAAATTTTAAATTTTCAGAAATTGAAGAAATTACAGGTGAAACTAAAGAAATGAATTTAATTCTTTTAAACTTAAAAATAATTGTAAACGAAGCAAGTAAAAAAAATATAGAAAAAGAGAAGAAAATTCCAAATAAATATGTTGTATTCAATGTATTAAAACATTTAATTAAAAGACAATTTTCATTTAAATCAGCTAAATTCACTTTTGCATTTAAAATGGCTGTTGTTTTAACATTATGGGAAGTTATAACATTAATATTTAATTTTCCATATACAAAATGGTTATATTTTGCATCAATTCCATTAATGCTTCCATATATTGATGATGTTGCACATACTGCTAAAAGTCGTATGGGAGGAACATTAATTGGAGTTTCTGCATTTGCAGTAATCATGATTGCTTTACAGTATATTCCCATTTCTTCTTATATTGCAATGATTATTGTATTGATAGCCTCACTATTTGGTATGGTTTTTTCACTTCAAAATAAATTGAAATTATCCTCATTCACAACATTAATGTCAGTTACAGTATCTCTGATGTATATCACACCACCTAAGGCTATTAAAAATACTGTGGGTTATTGTTGCAATGATTGTTGTAACCTTTATTAA
- a CDS encoding aldo/keto reductase, with amino-acid sequence MVELGLGMMRLPVLDENDFSSVDYDQITKMIDALMDAGFNCFDTAYPYHEGLSEVALRKCLVERYPRDSFKVFDKLPTFAITEESQLEPIFKEQLERCGVEYFDYYLMHNVSGYSEKGWLDVDSFSFANKKKEEGYIKHLGLSTHANAEFLDNMLTIHPEMEFVLLQINYLDWEDEGIESRKCWEVARKHNKPIMVMEAFKGGFLSDVPKEAEKLMKEYAPDKSVVSWAMRFVANLDGVFLVLTGASSLEQVEENIVEFNNATPLNDEELNVISEVSEIINANITVDCTKCRYCVDSCSEEIDIAKLFDLYNKEKILGENDWSPIGNAYVNYSKIPGVGIASDCTECELCIEECPQEINIPEVLKDVAKTFETEGYGFTN; translated from the coding sequence ATGGTAGAGTTAGGGTTAGGGATGATGAGACTCCCGGTTTTAGATGAAAATGATTTTTCAAGTGTAGATTATGATCAAATTACAAAAATGATTGATGCATTAATGGATGCTGGTTTCAACTGTTTTGATACTGCTTATCCATATCATGAAGGTTTAAGTGAAGTTGCTTTAAGAAAATGTCTGGTTGAAAGATATCCTAGGGATTCTTTTAAGGTCTTCGATAAATTGCCCACTTTTGCAATTACCGAAGAATCACAACTTGAACCAATTTTTAAAGAGCAGCTTGAACGATGCGGTGTTGAATATTTCGATTATTATTTGATGCATAATGTAAGCGGATATTCTGAAAAAGGATGGTTGGATGTTGATTCATTTTCATTTGCAAATAAGAAAAAAGAAGAAGGATACATCAAACATTTAGGATTATCTACTCATGCTAATGCAGAATTTTTAGATAATATGTTAACAATCCATCCAGAAATGGAATTCGTTTTACTCCAAATTAATTATCTTGATTGGGAAGATGAAGGAATTGAATCTAGGAAATGTTGGGAAGTTGCAAGAAAACACAATAAACCAATAATGGTGATGGAAGCATTTAAAGGCGGTTTTTTATCTGATGTTCCTAAAGAAGCAGAAAAACTCATGAAAGAGTATGCTCCAGACAAATCTGTTGTATCTTGGGCAATGAGATTTGTAGCTAATTTGGATGGTGTATTTCTAGTTTTAACTGGTGCAAGCAGTCTTGAACAAGTTGAAGAAAATATTGTTGAGTTTAATAATGCAACTCCTCTTAATGATGAAGAATTAAATGTTATTAGTGAAGTTTCAGAGATTATTAATGCTAATATTACTGTAGATTGTACAAAATGCAGATATTGTGTTGATTCTTGCAGTGAGGAGATTGATATTGCAAAACTTTTTGATTTATACAATAAAGAGAAGATTCTTGGTGAAAATGACTGGTCTCCTATAGGTAATGCTTATGTGAATTATTCTAAAATTCCTGGTGTTGGAATTGCTTCAGATTGTACTGAATGTGAATTATGTATTGAGGAATGCCCTCAAGAAATCAATATTCCTGAAGTTTTAAAAGATGTTGCAAAAACATTTGAAACTGAAGGTTATGGTTTTACAAACTGA
- a CDS encoding nascent polypeptide-associated complex protein, whose translation MIPGMNKRQMKQMEKQMKKMGMKMEELEGVREVVIRFDEKELIIDNPSVSLMNVMGQETYQVEGKAHEVELDYEIEIPEEDIEMVANSAGVSANKAKEALEECRGDLAEAIMKLNQ comes from the coding sequence ATGATACCTGGTATGAACAAAAGACAAATGAAACAAATGGAAAAGCAAATGAAAAAAATGGGTATGAAAATGGAGGAACTTGAAGGAGTTCGTGAAGTTGTTATTCGTTTTGATGAAAAAGAGTTAATTATTGACAATCCTAGTGTGAGTTTAATGAATGTGATGGGTCAAGAAACTTATCAAGTTGAAGGCAAAGCTCATGAAGTAGAACTTGATTATGAAATTGAAATTCCAGAAGAAGATATTGAGATGGTAGCTAATAGTGCAGGAGTTTCTGCAAATAAAGCAAAAGAAGCACTTGAAGAATGTAGAGGTGATCTTGCAGAAGCTATCATGAAATTAAATCAATAG
- a CDS encoding metallophosphoesterase family protein gives MTLIVHISDLHVCENEFDEDIFMQAVSEINNLKPDMIILTGDITNSGYYYEFQQATKYLEMFEAPLFAVPGNHDARNLGYQTFEELIGERSWKLTMGGNLTVIGLDSSSPDENRGHIGNPQHMWLEHQLDECTINENFSIVALHHHVISIPQTGRERNVLSDAGDVLKTLTNHEVDLVLSGHKHVPNIWKLNNTIVVNAGSLCSKKLRGKIKNSYMIYNVTEDEIEIFLNNINGEKFLFGKYARNVL, from the coding sequence ATGACTCTTATTGTGCATATTTCAGATTTGCATGTTTGTGAAAATGAATTTGATGAAGATATTTTTATGCAAGCTGTTTCTGAAATTAATAATTTAAAACCTGACATGATTATATTAACTGGGGATATAACTAATAGCGGGTATTACTATGAGTTTCAACAAGCAACTAAATATTTGGAGATGTTTGAAGCTCCGTTATTTGCTGTTCCAGGAAACCATGATGCTCGTAATTTGGGTTATCAAACTTTTGAAGAATTAATTGGGGAGCGTAGTTGGAAATTAACTATGGGCGGTAATTTGACTGTAATTGGTCTTGACAGCAGCTCTCCGGATGAAAATAGAGGACACATTGGTAATCCTCAACATATGTGGTTAGAACATCAATTAGATGAATGTACAATTAATGAGAACTTTTCTATCGTAGCTTTACATCATCATGTAATTTCTATTCCTCAAACAGGACGTGAACGTAATGTTTTATCTGATGCAGGGGATGTATTAAAAACATTAACTAATCATGAAGTTGATTTGGTATTGTCAGGACATAAACATGTTCCCAATATATGGAAACTAAACAATACTATTGTCGTTAATGCAGGTTCTCTTTGTTCTAAAAAGCTTAGAGGTAAAATAAAGAATTCTTATATGATATATAATGTTACAGAAGATGAAATAGAAATTTTTCTCAATAATATTAATGGGGAAAAATTTTTATTTGGAAAATACGCGAGAAATGTGTTATAA
- a CDS encoding NYN domain-containing protein: MKVVVDASNVAFSVKNEMGQPQMSNILAAVKALEEGEDEFVIIADASLRHDIDDKETFLKLLESENVEEVPAGNDADHFILDIASREKAKVLSNDKFRDYAAEFRNISSIRIPFIIENNRLTFGKPKKAKKDKNILQHICDEIIKELNFKKWEIYTGKEGLEISPLNIAKQAIIRIDNENNTESKLENIFSKIPMFNKIVEMVDDVEIAAPYVIFVLVHPKDYKLAVKNAGNISVTVADRLGLEKKPLIAVRNDLFTKQGNFELNIMLADEVTEYAPYNISVRVCDSDEIFIKRNSRNIASTIAGRLGSWKFPFVSVKPDMLLEKPGDFEIELEKGGGLDG; encoded by the coding sequence ATGAAAGTGGTTGTAGATGCTTCTAATGTAGCTTTTAGTGTTAAAAATGAAATGGGACAACCTCAAATGTCTAATATTCTTGCAGCTGTTAAGGCATTAGAAGAAGGTGAAGATGAATTTGTAATAATTGCCGATGCATCACTTCGTCATGATATTGATGATAAAGAAACATTTTTGAAATTATTGGAAAGTGAGAACGTAGAAGAAGTCCCTGCAGGTAATGATGCAGATCATTTTATTTTGGATATTGCTTCACGTGAAAAAGCAAAAGTATTGTCAAATGATAAATTTAGGGATTATGCTGCTGAATTTAGGAATATTTCTTCTATTAGGATTCCATTCATAATTGAGAATAATAGACTAACATTTGGTAAACCTAAGAAAGCTAAAAAAGATAAAAACATCCTTCAACACATATGTGATGAAATTATAAAAGAATTGAACTTTAAAAAATGGGAAATTTACACAGGTAAAGAGGGTTTAGAAATTTCACCATTAAATATTGCTAAGCAAGCGATTATTCGCATTGATAATGAGAATAATACGGAATCCAAACTTGAAAACATCTTTTCTAAAATCCCAATGTTTAATAAAATTGTAGAGATGGTTGATGATGTTGAAATAGCTGCACCATATGTGATTTTTGTATTGGTGCATCCTAAAGATTATAAACTTGCTGTTAAAAATGCAGGTAACATATCCGTTACTGTTGCAGATAGATTAGGCCTTGAGAAAAAACCTCTAATTGCAGTTAGAAATGATTTATTCACCAAACAAGGTAATTTTGAATTAAATATTATGTTGGCTGATGAAGTAACTGAATATGCTCCATATAACATTTCAGTTCGTGTATGTGATAGTGATGAAATATTTATTAAAAGAAATTCAAGGAATATTGCAAGCACAATTGCTGGAAGGCTCGGATCATGGAAATTCCCATTTGTTTCTGTAAAACCAGATATGCTTTTAGAAAAACCTGGTGATTTTGAAATAGAACTGGAAAAAGGAGGAGGATTAGATGGTTAA
- the argJ gene encoding bifunctional ornithine acetyltransferase/N-acetylglutamate synthase, which produces MEFIKDLSGGFSVIENLMVSGAREGKFGVAIIYSPNSTASAVFTSNKVVAAPVNYTKNVLKKGIISAVLVNSGNANCFTGKKGFKDCETLAELVSNDLNLPKDEIAISSTGVIGREMPIDIISKVAYESLSKLGNGPENSLAAAKAIMTTDTFPKECAIEVTLTTGETVKIAGITKGSGMIAPNMGTMLSFIVTDAVIPSDEINKALKKSADISFNMIVVDGDESTNDTCLMMANGTSNVEVVNEGKLDSNFQEALNYICIDLAKKMARDGEGATKFIEANVYGAKNETDAKLAAKSIISSNLFKSAVFGGDPNWGRIVSAIGYSGCDLNPDIVTIAIADDSDDVDLVCNGKILAFENTPNLKRAEKIMQSKNVKVNIDMHLGDGEATAWGCDLTYDYVKINAEYTT; this is translated from the coding sequence ATGGAGTTTATTAAAGATTTATCTGGTGGATTTTCTGTTATAGAAAATCTTATGGTATCTGGAGCTCGTGAAGGTAAATTTGGCGTTGCAATTATCTATTCACCAAATAGTACAGCATCTGCAGTTTTCACTTCTAATAAAGTAGTTGCAGCTCCAGTTAACTATACTAAAAATGTACTTAAAAAAGGAATTATTTCAGCCGTTCTTGTAAATAGCGGCAATGCTAATTGTTTTACAGGCAAAAAAGGATTTAAAGATTGTGAAACCTTAGCTGAATTAGTGTCTAATGATTTAAATCTACCTAAGGATGAAATTGCTATTTCTTCAACAGGAGTCATTGGCCGGGAAATGCCGATTGATATTATTTCTAAAGTTGCTTATGAATCACTTTCAAAATTAGGAAACGGCCCTGAAAATTCCCTGGCCGCTGCAAAAGCTATAATGACAACTGATACTTTCCCAAAAGAATGTGCAATTGAAGTTACATTAACCACTGGTGAAACTGTTAAAATTGCAGGCATTACTAAAGGAAGTGGAATGATTGCTCCAAATATGGGAACCATGCTTTCATTTATTGTAACTGATGCTGTAATTCCATCTGATGAAATTAATAAAGCATTAAAGAAATCTGCAGATATCAGTTTTAACATGATTGTTGTTGATGGGGATGAAAGCACTAATGATACCTGTCTGATGATGGCTAATGGTACATCTAATGTTGAAGTTGTAAATGAAGGTAAATTGGATTCTAATTTCCAAGAAGCTCTAAATTATATTTGCATTGATTTAGCTAAAAAAATGGCTCGTGACGGTGAAGGCGCTACTAAATTCATTGAAGCTAATGTTTACGGTGCAAAAAATGAAACAGATGCAAAATTGGCTGCAAAATCAATCATATCCTCAAATTTATTTAAATCTGCAGTATTTGGTGGTGACCCAAATTGGGGGAGAATTGTATCTGCAATTGGTTATTCAGGTTGTGATTTGAATCCTGATATTGTAACAATAGCTATTGCAGATGATTCAGATGATGTGGATCTTGTTTGTAATGGTAAAATTTTAGCATTTGAAAATACTCCAAATCTTAAAAGAGCTGAAAAAATAATGCAATCAAAAAATGTTAAAGTAAATATTGACATGCATCTAGGTGATGGTGAAGCAACTGCTTGGGGTTGTGATTTAACATATGATTATGTTAAAATCAATGCAGAATATACTACATAA
- a CDS encoding class I SAM-dependent methyltransferase, with product MNGHRAHGFSSVHFLDSDEILNELNLKGDETFMDAGCGDGHIAIKVIEDYLPKGTVYAVDVYGASIEDMETYKNENNVENLINIEADIPKGIPGVEDESVDVVLMVNVFHGFKASRTIDDAIEELKRIIKKDGKIAIMDYKAWDVPKGPPTAFRSSPEELEEIFNKHGLKMTYLNEEIGEDIPEGKSHNFIVFQKE from the coding sequence ATGAATGGACATAGAGCTCATGGATTTTCAAGTGTACATTTTTTAGATTCTGATGAAATTTTAAATGAGTTGAATCTTAAAGGTGATGAAACTTTCATGGATGCTGGGTGTGGTGATGGCCACATTGCAATAAAAGTAATTGAGGACTATCTTCCAAAAGGCACTGTTTATGCAGTTGATGTTTATGGAGCGTCTATTGAAGATATGGAAACATATAAAAATGAAAACAATGTTGAAAATTTAATTAATATTGAAGCAGATATTCCTAAAGGAATTCCGGGTGTTGAAGATGAGTCTGTCGATGTTGTTTTGATGGTTAATGTTTTTCACGGATTTAAAGCTTCAAGAACTATTGATGATGCAATTGAGGAACTTAAAAGAATTATTAAAAAAGATGGTAAAATTGCAATTATGGATTATAAAGCATGGGATGTTCCAAAGGGACCACCAACTGCATTTAGAAGTTCTCCTGAAGAATTAGAAGAAATTTTTAATAAGCATGGTCTTAAAATGACTTATCTAAATGAAGAAATTGGTGAAGATATTCCTGAGGGTAAATCTCATAACTTTATTGTATTCCAAAAAGAGTAA